A section of the Streptomyces sp. SLBN-118 genome encodes:
- a CDS encoding ABC transporter permease: protein MTTVTDLKSGVRSTSPQLPGAWRLGLLRGGLEVRAFFRQREQAIFTFAFPIVFLFLFASIFSDDVKGAGITASQLYVPAMIAAGIMSTSFQSLGISIAIERDEKQLRRLRGTPMPPAAYFLGKVWLVLVTGLLETAALLVVGTVFYDVDLPTTVGKWLTFGWIFVLGLTGCALLGIAISSVPKSGQSATSVVVLPFLVLQFISGVYIAINTIPDWMLNIGAVFPLKWMCQGLRGVFLPESASVLEQAGSWEYGRIALVLGAWCIGGLVLCLLTFRWKSRRDG from the coding sequence ATGACCACGGTCACGGACCTGAAGAGCGGCGTACGCAGCACATCACCCCAGCTTCCCGGCGCCTGGCGGCTGGGGCTGCTGCGCGGCGGCCTGGAGGTGCGGGCGTTCTTCCGCCAGCGCGAACAGGCCATCTTCACCTTCGCCTTCCCGATCGTCTTCCTCTTCCTCTTCGCGTCGATCTTCAGCGACGACGTGAAGGGCGCGGGGATCACCGCCTCCCAGCTCTATGTGCCGGCGATGATCGCGGCGGGCATCATGTCGACCAGCTTCCAGTCGCTGGGCATCTCCATCGCCATCGAGCGGGACGAGAAGCAGCTGCGGCGGCTGCGCGGGACGCCGATGCCACCGGCCGCGTACTTCCTCGGCAAGGTGTGGCTGGTCCTGGTGACCGGTCTGCTCGAGACGGCGGCCCTGCTGGTCGTCGGCACCGTGTTCTACGATGTCGATCTGCCCACCACCGTGGGCAAATGGCTCACCTTCGGCTGGATATTCGTCCTCGGCCTGACCGGGTGCGCGCTGCTCGGTATCGCGATCAGCAGCGTGCCGAAGTCCGGGCAGAGCGCCACCTCCGTGGTCGTACTCCCCTTCCTGGTACTGCAGTTCATCTCCGGGGTCTACATCGCGATCAACACCATCCCGGACTGGATGCTGAACATCGGCGCGGTCTTCCCGCTCAAATGGATGTGCCAGGGCCTGCGCGGGGTGTTCCTGCCCGAGTCGGCCTCCGTGCTGGAACAGGCGGGCAGCTGGGAGTACGGCCGTATCGCCCTCGTACTGGGCGCCTGGTGCATCGGAGGACTGGTGCTGTGTCTGCTGACCTTCCGCTGGAAGAGCCGGCGCGACGGCTGA
- a CDS encoding sensor histidine kinase, with translation MSADLPLEEPARRLSEPAGARDSDVWDRSFVPWDVYFAVVWTATLIFTLGAPSSSWPIRPVAAALFALLAPWYLWVGRPELMAEGEDERYSVRYITGSVVLFLAPAILVGETRIAAFALVPQCFMLLRMRLALIAVAVINIAPVAGWAVLWRPDANTVFFQSLFALVTLVFSAVFGSWIIRIIDQSKERASLIAELEAGREEIARLSADRGALAERERMSREIHDTLAQGFTSVLMLLQAVDSELERDLPQARRHLDLMADTARQNLAEARALVAGGAPADLDDNSLPDALRRLAARQDTPASVEVTGMARPLAPALEVVALRTCQEALANAAKHAGPGATVAIALAYNDAALSVSVRDTGCGFDDSAPLRGYGLNGLRARAAEVGGCADVRSAPGEGTTVTVRLPLPDRSGT, from the coding sequence GTGTCTGCTGACCTTCCGCTGGAAGAGCCGGCGCGACGGCTGAGCGAGCCGGCCGGGGCGCGCGACTCCGACGTGTGGGACCGCAGCTTCGTGCCCTGGGACGTGTACTTCGCGGTCGTATGGACGGCGACGCTGATCTTCACCCTCGGCGCGCCCAGTTCCAGCTGGCCCATCCGTCCGGTCGCGGCCGCCCTGTTCGCGCTGCTCGCTCCCTGGTACCTGTGGGTGGGGCGGCCCGAGCTGATGGCCGAGGGCGAGGACGAGCGGTACTCGGTGCGCTACATCACCGGGTCGGTGGTGCTGTTCCTGGCACCCGCGATTCTGGTGGGCGAAACACGCATCGCCGCCTTCGCGCTCGTCCCTCAGTGCTTCATGCTGCTGCGGATGCGGCTCGCCCTGATCGCCGTGGCGGTCATCAACATCGCCCCGGTGGCCGGGTGGGCCGTCCTGTGGCGGCCCGACGCCAACACGGTCTTTTTCCAGTCCCTGTTCGCCCTGGTCACCCTGGTCTTCTCGGCGGTCTTCGGCAGCTGGATCATCCGGATCATCGACCAGAGCAAGGAACGGGCCTCGCTGATCGCCGAGTTGGAGGCCGGCCGGGAGGAGATCGCGCGCCTCTCCGCGGACCGCGGGGCCCTGGCCGAGCGGGAACGGATGTCCCGCGAGATCCATGACACGCTCGCCCAGGGGTTCACCAGTGTGCTGATGCTGCTCCAGGCGGTGGACTCGGAGCTGGAGCGCGATCTGCCGCAGGCGCGCCGCCATCTGGACCTCATGGCGGACACGGCACGGCAGAATCTCGCCGAGGCACGCGCCCTGGTGGCCGGCGGCGCACCGGCGGACCTGGACGACAACTCACTGCCGGACGCGCTGCGCAGGCTCGCCGCGCGACAGGACACGCCTGCGTCCGTCGAAGTGACGGGCATGGCACGGCCGTTGGCCCCGGCGCTCGAGGTCGTGGCGCTCCGCACCTGCCAGGAGGCCCTGGCCAACGCCGCCAAGCACGCGGGTCCCGGGGCGACGGTGGCCATCGCACTCGCGTACAACGATGCCGCGTTGTCCGTATCCGTACGCGACACGGGCTGCGGCTTCGACGACTCGGCGCCGCTGCGGGGGTACGGGCTGAACGGGCTGCGGGCCCGGGCCGCCGAGGTCGGCGGCTGCGCCGACGTACGCAGCGCGCCGGGCGAGGGCACAACCGTCACCGTCCGACTGCCACTACCCGATAGGAGCGGTACGTGA
- a CDS encoding response regulator transcription factor has protein sequence MIRILLADDHPVVREGLRGMLGAEPDLTVVGEASSGPQAEALSAELRPDIVLMDLRMPGGGGVESINRMRAAGLPCRVIVLTTYETDTDILRAVEAGAAGYLLKDLARGELADAVRAAARGETVLAPSVAARLVDQLRRQPERPRLSERETAVLRLVAEGCTNAEIGRRLYIGESTVKTHLLRIFGKLGVDDRTAAVTSAMRNGLL, from the coding sequence GTGATCCGCATTCTGCTCGCCGACGACCATCCCGTCGTACGGGAGGGCCTGCGCGGGATGCTCGGCGCCGAGCCCGATCTGACCGTGGTCGGCGAGGCGTCGAGCGGACCACAGGCGGAGGCGCTGAGCGCCGAACTCCGGCCGGACATCGTGCTGATGGACCTGCGGATGCCGGGCGGCGGGGGCGTCGAGTCGATCAACCGGATGCGGGCGGCGGGACTGCCCTGCCGGGTGATCGTGCTGACGACGTACGAGACGGACACGGACATCCTGCGTGCCGTGGAGGCGGGAGCGGCGGGCTATCTGCTCAAGGACCTGGCCCGCGGCGAACTGGCCGACGCGGTACGGGCGGCCGCCCGTGGCGAGACGGTGCTGGCCCCCTCGGTGGCCGCGCGCCTGGTCGACCAGCTGCGCCGGCAGCCGGAGCGGCCGCGCCTGTCGGAACGCGAGACGGCGGTGCTGCGGCTGGTGGCGGAGGGATGCACGAACGCGGAGATCGGGCGTCGGCTGTACATCGGGGAGTCGACGGTGAAGACGCATCTGCTGCGCATCTTCGGGAAGCTGGGGGTGGACGACCGCACGGCGGCGGTCACGAGCGCCATGCGGAACGGGTTGCTGTGA
- the hisS gene encoding histidine--tRNA ligase: MSTFQAPKGTYDLIPPDSAKYLAVREAIAEPLKNSGYGYVETPGFENVELFSRGVGESTDIVSKEMYAFETRGGDKLALRPEGTASVLRAALEANLHKLGNLPVKLWYSGSYYRYERPQKGRYRHFSQVGAEAIGAEDPALDAELIILADQAYRSLGLSQFRILLNSLGDKECRPVYRDALQGFLRGLELDEDTRRRVEINPLRVLDDKRAVVQKQLVGAPMLRDYLCDACKAYHEEVRELLAAAGVAYQDDEKLVRGLDYYTRTTFEFVHDGLGSQSAVGGGGRYDGLSEMIGGPALPSVGWALGVDRTVLALEAEGIELELPPTTSVFAIPVGEEARRVLFGLVTQLRRAGVATDFSYGGKGLKGAMKSANRSGARFTIVAGERDLAEGVVQLKDMQAGEQSPVALADVIDTVRARLR; encoded by the coding sequence GTGAGCACCTTTCAGGCCCCCAAGGGCACGTACGACCTGATCCCGCCGGACTCGGCGAAGTATCTCGCGGTGCGTGAGGCCATCGCCGAGCCGCTGAAGAACTCCGGCTACGGCTATGTCGAGACGCCCGGCTTCGAGAACGTCGAGCTGTTCTCGCGCGGCGTCGGCGAGTCGACCGACATCGTCTCCAAGGAGATGTACGCCTTCGAGACCAGGGGCGGCGACAAGCTGGCGCTGCGCCCCGAAGGCACGGCGTCCGTCCTGCGCGCGGCGCTGGAGGCCAACCTGCACAAGCTCGGCAACCTGCCGGTCAAGCTCTGGTACTCCGGCTCGTACTACCGCTACGAGCGCCCGCAGAAGGGCCGCTACAGGCACTTCTCGCAGGTCGGCGCCGAGGCGATCGGGGCGGAGGACCCGGCGCTCGACGCCGAGTTGATCATCCTGGCCGACCAGGCCTACCGCTCGCTCGGACTGAGCCAGTTCCGCATCCTGCTCAACTCCCTGGGCGACAAGGAGTGCCGGCCCGTCTACCGGGACGCCCTGCAGGGCTTCCTGCGCGGGCTGGAGCTGGACGAGGACACGCGGCGCCGCGTCGAGATCAACCCCCTGCGGGTCCTCGACGACAAGCGGGCCGTGGTCCAGAAGCAGCTGGTGGGTGCGCCGATGCTGCGCGACTACCTGTGCGACGCGTGCAAGGCGTACCACGAAGAGGTGCGCGAGCTGCTGGCCGCGGCGGGGGTGGCCTACCAGGACGACGAGAAGCTGGTGCGCGGCCTCGACTACTACACGCGCACGACCTTCGAGTTCGTCCACGACGGTCTCGGCTCGCAGTCCGCGGTGGGCGGCGGCGGCCGCTACGACGGCCTCTCCGAGATGATCGGCGGCCCGGCGCTCCCGTCGGTCGGCTGGGCGCTCGGCGTGGACCGTACGGTGCTGGCGCTGGAGGCGGAGGGCATCGAGCTCGAACTGCCCCCCACCACGAGTGTGTTCGCGATCCCGGTCGGCGAGGAGGCGCGGCGGGTGCTGTTCGGCCTCGTCACGCAGCTGCGCAGGGCGGGTGTCGCGACAGACTTCTCGTACGGAGGCAAGGGCCTCAAGGGTGCGATGAAGAGTGCCAACCGCTCGGGGGCGAGGTTCACGATCGTGGCGGGTGAGCGGGATCTCGCGGAGGGGGTCGTCCAGCTGAAGGACATGCAGGCCGGCGAGCAGTCACCGGTGGCGCTTGCGGACGTCATCGACACGGTGCGGGCCCGCCTGCGCTGA
- a CDS encoding MBL fold metallo-hydrolase, with protein sequence MLIAGFPAGAWGTNCYLVAPAAGEECVIIDPGHQATEGVEEALKKHRLKPVAVVLTHGHIDHVASVVPVCGAHDVPAWIHPADRYMMSDPEKALGLSIGMPLMGELTVGEPDDVKELADGAKLRLAGLDFSVAHAPGHTKGSVTFQMPEADDIPSVFFSGDLLFAGSIGRTDLPGGDHAEILESLARVCLPLDDSTVVLSGHGPQTTIGRERAANPYLRDVAAGLGSTSAPRRGM encoded by the coding sequence GTGCTTATTGCCGGGTTCCCCGCCGGGGCCTGGGGGACCAACTGTTACCTGGTCGCCCCGGCCGCAGGTGAGGAGTGCGTGATCATCGACCCGGGCCACCAGGCCACCGAAGGCGTCGAGGAAGCACTCAAGAAGCATCGGCTCAAGCCCGTCGCCGTCGTCCTCACCCATGGCCACATCGACCATGTCGCCTCAGTCGTCCCGGTGTGCGGGGCGCATGACGTACCGGCGTGGATCCACCCCGCGGACCGGTACATGATGAGCGACCCGGAGAAGGCCCTGGGCCTGTCGATCGGCATGCCTCTCATGGGCGAGCTGACCGTGGGGGAGCCGGACGACGTCAAGGAGCTGGCCGACGGCGCGAAGCTGCGTCTCGCCGGTCTGGACTTCTCGGTCGCGCATGCGCCCGGCCATACCAAGGGGTCGGTGACCTTCCAGATGCCCGAGGCCGATGACATCCCGTCGGTCTTCTTCTCGGGCGATCTGCTGTTCGCCGGCTCCATCGGACGCACGGATCTGCCCGGCGGCGACCACGCCGAGATTCTCGAGTCGCTGGCGCGTGTGTGCCTGCCGCTCGACGACTCGACCGTGGTGCTGTCCGGCCACGGCCCCCAGACGACCATCGGCCGCGAGCGTGCCGCCAACCCGTATCTGCGGGACGTGGCCGCCGGCCTCGGGAGCACGAGTGCTCCCCGACGAGGAATGTGA
- a CDS encoding peptidylprolyl isomerase yields MVTSDQRRRQLAREKFERQQQRRAQSRKKKQRYTIVSAVLAVVLAAGAAAYASIGLSDDDTKADGAAGDSQSPSAAPTQSESASPEPAMSIDKKAKYSMELTTNQGAVKIAMDAAKTPHTVNSFKSLADKGYFNGTKCHRLTTEGIFVLQCGDPKGDGTGGPGYTIPDENLTALGKAGADGTVTYPAGTVAMANTGQPHSGGSQFFLVYKDSKLPPSYTPFGTMDAAGLKAVQSVAKDGVAGGAKDGAPKKAVTIEKAAVPKA; encoded by the coding sequence GTGGTCACCAGCGATCAGCGGCGGCGGCAGCTCGCCAGGGAGAAGTTCGAGCGCCAGCAGCAGCGTCGGGCCCAGTCCCGGAAGAAGAAGCAGCGGTACACGATCGTCTCGGCCGTGCTCGCCGTGGTGCTCGCCGCGGGCGCCGCCGCCTATGCCTCGATCGGGCTGTCCGACGACGACACGAAGGCCGACGGCGCTGCGGGCGACAGCCAGTCCCCCAGCGCCGCCCCTACCCAGAGCGAGAGCGCCTCCCCCGAGCCCGCCATGTCGATCGACAAAAAGGCGAAGTACTCGATGGAGCTCACTACGAACCAGGGCGCCGTCAAGATTGCGATGGACGCGGCCAAGACCCCGCACACCGTGAACTCGTTCAAGTCGCTCGCGGACAAGGGCTACTTCAACGGAACGAAGTGCCACCGGCTGACCACGGAGGGGATCTTCGTGCTGCAGTGCGGAGACCCGAAGGGCGACGGCACGGGCGGGCCGGGCTACACGATCCCGGACGAGAATCTGACCGCGCTGGGCAAGGCGGGTGCCGACGGCACCGTGACCTATCCCGCGGGGACCGTGGCGATGGCCAATACCGGCCAGCCGCACTCCGGAGGCAGCCAGTTCTTCCTCGTCTACAAGGATTCCAAGCTGCCGCCGAGCTACACACCGTTCGGGACCATGGACGCCGCGGGCCTCAAGGCCGTACAGAGCGTGGCGAAGGACGGCGTGGCGGGCGGCGCCAAGGACGGGGCCCCCAAGAAGGCCGTCACCATTGAGAAGGCGGCCGTCCCGAAGGCGTGA
- a CDS encoding DUF349 domain-containing protein, with the protein MSSDPWGRVDETGTVYVRTADGEKVVGSWQAGTPEEALAYFERKYEGLVVEIGLLERRVKTTDLSAKDAQTAIDHLRRQLDEHHAVGDLDALSKRLDALVALVDKRREERKVQKAKQNDEARHAKEALVTEAEELAQSEQWRAAGERLRALVDTWKGLPRLDRKSDDELWHRFSHARSAFSKRRKAHFASLDAQREEARKAKEKLVAEAESLSGSTDWGTTAARYRELMAEWKAAGRAQREAEDDLWNRFRGAQDVFFAARGEVFAERDAEQGENLKLKEELAAEAEKLVPVTDLKAARAAFRAINERWEAIGHVPRDARPKVEGRMHAVERALQESEETEWRRTNPEARARAEGLTGQLQAAVDKLRGQIDAARAAGNNTKADKLAKELEGRQALLDQALKGLEEFGG; encoded by the coding sequence GTGAGCAGCGACCCATGGGGCCGTGTCGATGAGACGGGCACCGTGTACGTGCGTACAGCCGATGGCGAGAAGGTCGTCGGATCGTGGCAGGCCGGTACTCCCGAGGAGGCGCTGGCCTACTTCGAGCGCAAGTACGAGGGCTTGGTGGTCGAGATCGGCCTCCTCGAGCGGCGGGTGAAGACCACCGATCTCTCGGCCAAGGATGCCCAGACCGCCATCGACCATCTGCGCCGGCAGCTGGACGAGCATCATGCCGTGGGTGATCTCGATGCGCTGAGCAAGCGGCTCGACGCGCTGGTGGCCCTGGTCGACAAGCGCCGCGAGGAGCGCAAGGTCCAGAAGGCGAAGCAGAACGACGAGGCCCGCCACGCCAAGGAGGCCCTGGTCACCGAGGCTGAGGAGCTGGCGCAGAGCGAGCAGTGGCGGGCGGCCGGTGAGCGGCTGCGGGCGCTGGTGGACACCTGGAAGGGCCTTCCCCGGCTCGACCGGAAGTCCGACGACGAGCTGTGGCACCGCTTCTCGCACGCCCGCTCGGCGTTCTCCAAGCGCCGCAAGGCGCACTTCGCCTCGCTGGACGCTCAGCGCGAGGAGGCCCGTAAGGCCAAGGAGAAGCTGGTCGCCGAGGCCGAGTCGCTGTCGGGCTCCACGGACTGGGGCACGACGGCCGCCCGCTACCGCGAGCTGATGGCGGAGTGGAAGGCCGCGGGCCGCGCCCAGCGCGAGGCCGAGGACGATCTGTGGAACCGTTTTCGCGGTGCCCAGGACGTCTTCTTCGCCGCCCGCGGCGAGGTCTTCGCCGAGCGGGACGCCGAGCAGGGCGAGAACCTCAAGCTCAAGGAGGAGCTCGCCGCCGAGGCCGAGAAGCTGGTGCCGGTGACGGACCTGAAGGCCGCGCGAGCCGCCTTCCGGGCCATCAACGAGCGCTGGGAGGCCATCGGCCATGTACCGCGGGACGCCCGTCCCAAGGTCGAGGGCCGGATGCACGCGGTGGAGCGGGCGCTGCAGGAGTCCGAGGAGACCGAGTGGCGCCGGACGAACCCGGAGGCGCGTGCGCGTGCCGAGGGTCTGACGGGTCAGCTTCAGGCGGCCGTGGACAAGCTGCGCGGGCAGATCGACGCGGCGCGTGCGGCTGGCAACAACACCAAGGCCGACAAGCTCGCCAAGGAACTGGAAGGCCGGCAGGCGCTGCTGGACCAGGCGCTGAAGGGCCTGGAGGAGTTCGGCGGCTGA